A window of Conger conger chromosome 13, fConCon1.1, whole genome shotgun sequence contains these coding sequences:
- the daw1 gene encoding dynein assembly factor with WD repeat domains 1, with amino-acid sequence MKLKRFLLRYYPPGIILEFEKGGELKTKSIDLLDLSPGTDAEGLIEEIRRTEPLITASRADQVKQLILRLQEKLGQQEDRRFYLFKALQAHILPLTNVAFNKSGSSFITGSYDRTCKIWDTVSGEELHTLEGHRNVVYAIAFNNPYGDKIATGSFDKTCKLWSAETGKCYHTFRGHTAEIVCLAFNPQSSMLATGSMDTTAKLWDVQTGEELATLNGHSAEIIALCFNTAGDQLVTGSFDHTVSLWDIPSARRIHTLIGHRGEISSVQFNWNCSLIVTGSMDKTSKIWDSHSGKCVATLAGHEDEVLDVCFDLTGQLIATASADGTARVYRASSGECAARLEGHEGEISKICFNPQGSRVLTASADKTARLWDVASGVCLQVLEGHTDEIFSSAFNYEGDTIITGSKDNTCRIWR; translated from the exons ATGAAGCTGAAAAGGTTTCTTCTTAGATATTATCCACCAG GAATAATTCTGGAGtttgagaaagggggagagtTGAAGACTAAATCCATTGATCTGTTGGACCTTTCTCCTGG TACGGACGCAGAGGGGTTAATAGAGGAGATCAGGAGGACGGAACCGCTCATCACCGCCTCCCGCGCTGATCAGGTCAAACAGCTGATCCTTCGGCTGCAGGAGAAACTGGGCCAGCAGGAGGACCGCAGGTTCTACCTCTTCAAG GCCCTGCAGGCTCACATCCTGCCCCTGACGAATGTTGCCTTCAACAAATCAGGGTCAAG TTTCATCACTGGCAGCTATGACAGAACGTGTAAGATATGGGACACAGTGTCGGGGGAGGAGCTGCACACCCTGGAAGGGCACAGGAATGTGGTGTACGCCATCGCGTTCAACAACCCCTACGG AGACAAGATCGCGACAGGATCTTTCGATAAGACGTGCAAGTTATGGAGCGCAGAGACGGGCAAATGCTACCACACCTTCCGTGGACATACTGCAGAAATC GTATGTCTGGCTTTTAACCCTCAGAGCTCCATGCTGGCCACCGGAAGTATGGATACCACTGCCAAGCTGTGGGACGTCCAGACAGGAGAGGAGCTGGCCACGCTAAAC GGCCACTCTGCTGAGATCATTGCTCTCTGCTTTAACACTGCGGGGGATCAGCTGGTCACCGGCTCCTTTGACCACACCGTGTCCCTGTGGGACATTCCGTCGGCCAG GCGCATCCACACTCTGATAGGACACAGaggggagatcagcagtgtgcAGTTCAACTGGAACTGCTCCCTCATTGTCACCGGATCCATGGACAAGACTTCCAAG ATATGGGACTCGCACAGCGGGAAGTGTGTGGCGACACTGGCGGGTCATGAAGACGAGGTGCTGGACGTCTGCTTCGACTTGACTGGCCAGCTCATCGCCACGGCATCCGCTGATG GCACGGCCAGGGTGTACAGGGCATCCTCAGGCGAGTGCGCTGCCAGACTGGAGGGACACGAGGGCGAGATCTCTAAG atcTGCTTTAACCCCCAGGGCAGCAGAGTTCTCACCGCCAGTGCAGACAAGACCGCGCGGCTGTGGGACGTGGCCTCTGGGGTCTGCCTGCAGGTGCTGGAAGGACACACCGATGAGATCTTCTCCTCCGCCTTCAACTACGAGGGCGACACCATTATTACAG GCAGTAAGGACAACACCTGCCGCATCTGGCGCTGA
- the slc19a3a gene encoding thiamine transporter 1, producing MYTLKRLQAGWGYPTALLCVYGFFSTIKPMEPFLIPYLTGPDKNFTVEQVTGQIFPVWTYSYLVILLPVFLLTDYLRYKPVIVFQCANLLVTTALLIWAEGVVAMQAMQFFYGVVTASEVAYFSYIYSVVDLKHYQKATSYCRSVQLLGYTLGAVLGQALASTAVMSYYHMFIMTLVLSGIAQVTCLFLPMPQRSMFFHRRHSRAETTRPSAASAPSNTLEEGNGAGGSRPPEAGKEAAEVPLQKSAKGCLRVMQHLWRDCRQCYSRSLLCWSIWWALATCGYNQTLNYVQVLWEHVEPSQNFTIYNGGVEAFSGLFGAASAYGVGFIQVNWAAWGELALGSCSALGAAALFLMTFMGSIWVCYAGYIVFKSLYMLLITIAMFQIAAELSMERYALIFGVNTFGALVLQTILTAVVVDSRGLGLDIVSQFTIYGSYFATIAAIFLLRGLYKLLVKQNSARGVCGLQVSAPSGGS from the exons ATGTACACTCTGAAAAGGCTGCAAGCTGGGTGGGGGTATCCCACAGCTCTACTGTGTGTCTATGGCTTCTTCAGCACCATCAAACCAATGGAACCCTTCCTCATCCCATACCTCACAGGCCCGGACAAGAACTTCACAGTAGAACAG GTGACTGGTCAGATCTTCCCCGTGTGGACGTATTCCTACCTGGTCATCCTATTGCCAGTTTTCCTCCTCACAGACTACCTGCGCTACAAACCCGTCATTGTATTCCAATGTGCCAACCTGCTGGTTACTACAGCGCTGCTGATATGGGCAGAAGGCGTAGTAGCCATGCAGGCTATGCAGTTCTTCTATGGCGTGGTGACAGCCAGCGAGGTGGCATACTTCTCCTACATCTACAGCGTGGTGGACTTGAAGCACTACCAGAAAGCCACCTCCTACTGCCGCAGCGTGCAGCTGCTGGGCTACACTCTGGGGGCCGTGCTGGGCCAGGCTCTGGCCAGCACTGCCGTGATGTCCTACTATCACATGTTCATCATGACGCTGGTGCTGTCCGGCATCGCCCAGGTAACCTGCCTCTTTCTGCCAATGCCGCAGAGGAGCATGTTCTTCCACCGCCGGCACAGCAGGGCAGAGACGACCCGGCCCTCTGCTGCAAGCGCGCCCTCGAATACCCTCGAAGAAGGGAACGGCGCAGGGGGAAGCAGACCTCCTGAGGCAGGCAAAGAGGCGGCGGAGGTTCCCCTGCAAAAGAGCGCAAAGGGCTGCCTCCGGGTCATGCAGCACCTGTGGAGGGACTGTCGACAGTGCTACTCCAGGTCGCTGCTGTGCTGGTCGATCTGGTGGGCTCTGGCCACCTGCGGCTACAACCAGACCCTCAACTACGTGCAGGTCCTGTGGGAACACGTGGAACCGTCTCAGAACTTCACCATCTACAACGGCGGGGTGGAGGCCTTCTCTGGCCTGTTTG GGGCGGCCTCAGCCTACGGCGTGGGCTTCATCCAGGTGAACTGGGCGGCCTGGGGGGAGCTGGCCCTGGgctcctgctctgctctggggGCAGCTGCCCTCTTCCTCATGACCTTCATGGGCTCCATCTGGGTGTGCTACGCGGGCTACATCGTCTTCAAAAGCCTGTACATGCTGCTCATCACCATAGCCAT GTTCCAGATCGCGGCAGAGCTGTCCATGGAGAGATACGCCCTGATCTTCGGAGTCAACACCTTCGGCGCTCTGGTGCTTCAGACCATTCTCACAGCGGTGGTGGTGGACAGCCGTGGACTGGGTCTGGACATCGTCTCACAG TTCACCATTTATGGGAGCTACTTCGCCACCATTGCAGCCATATTCCTCCTGAGGGGCCTGTAC AAGCTACTTGTGAAACAAAACAGTGCAAGAGGTGTGTGCGGGCTCCAGGTGTCGGCCCCTAGTGGTGGCTCG